The Macadamia integrifolia cultivar HAES 741 unplaced genomic scaffold, SCU_Mint_v3 scaffold1458, whole genome shotgun sequence genomic interval AAGACTTGAGACAGCAAAATCCAGTTGGCGAAGTGTTAGTGCCAATGGGTGAGATACAAGaaagttgaatgaaaaccaaGGAACTTAAGTAAAATTCTTAACATACCTTTTTCCTCCTTGATGATTGTTCAACTTGCCAAAGCTTTGGACTACGAATAGAGTGCCATCTGCAGCAGATcagaaaataactgaaaatgtGGTACTAGTTATAATCAGTGGAATACAAAATGAAACCAAATGACAACAGACCTGGAAGGTGAGGGGTGTGAATTACCAAACAGAACCCCACGAGCTGCTACGGAAGCTGCAACTTCCTGTCCGATGCTTTCACGCTCATATTTCATCATCTGGGACCATGTGAACTGATGCAGAGAGGTAGCTAGAAGACAGTCGGCATCACTTAAGTAGGAAGAGACAGCCCATGCATCATCTACTGCTTGGTCATTTATAAAATCTAGGACTGCCCAAACAGAGGGCGAGAAGAATATTggttcatggagcaacaatataaaacaaaaaagaaaagtttatgCGTTAATTGGGTCATAGAAAGATACTTGAAGAATGATTCCATTTGGACAGCAAAAGTTCCTACTTGTTCTTGGGTTTGGAGGAAGGTTTTAAAATATAGAGATAAGGTTGCTCCTTTTATTCATCATATTGTGGGGAATGGGGAATCTACATATCTATGGCTTGATAGGAGGCATCCTATGGGGGTGTTACTTAACAGATTGAGAGATCGGATTCAGAATAATGCCATTTCGACCAAATTGGCAATGGTAAAAGGCATAATTCATGATGGGGACCGGCTTCCAAGACCACCTCgctcttttgatttgattaatgTTTGGGATGAGCTACCAAATATCCAATGGATACATCACCTGAATGAAGATTTAATAGTGTGGAAGGGAGAACCTAAAGGCATTTTCACCACCAAATCAGCTTGGGATGCGGTAAGAACTAATGCAAGGTAGAATGGtcaaattttatttggtttgataGTAAACATTCCAAGGCATTCATTTACACCTTGGAGATGTTAGATGTTTGGTTGATGCTTTACCCACAAGAGACCATCTTATTAGAAGAGGCATTCAGGTTCAACCTCATTGCATTTTCTGTTGGACTGGAATTGAGAGTAggaatcatatattttttgaatGCCAATTTACTAAAGAGATTTTAGGGATATTCTTCAATTATGTGGTCATATTGGTAGTCAAGCTAATATTGTGGACATTGCTATCTGGGCTACAAAGGCTTTTGGTACTGATGAGCACATGGCGATGATAGTAAACTTGGTTTTGTGCCACAATTCACTATGTTTGGTGGACGAGGAACATGACAAATGTTCCAAAATAATGTTAGGACTAGACCTCAATTGGTAGCAGTAATAAAGGCTGATGTAGTCTCAAAATATTCTTTTATATCCTTGTCGGCCACTCCTACTGCTAGAAATCAGAAGATGGCTGTAAATTGGGGTTTGAATGTTAAGTGGAAGAACGAAGTTCCAAAGACGTGCTCATGGTCCAATGGTGGCTCTTCATAGTGATGGTGCTTTGAACAATGGAAGAGCATCTTATGGCAGTCTAATTCGTGACTATAAAGGAGGACCGATCCTAGTTTTTGCTGGAGGAAGTGTTGATTTGTCAGTCCTTACTATGGAGCTCTATGCTATTTATAGGGGGATTTCTTTGTGTATCAAGAAGGGACTGCTTCATGTCTCTATTCGGTTTGACTCCATGCTTCCTGTGGACATTTTGAATGGGAAAACAGTTGGTCCATGGAATGTCCAGATTTTGAAGAATAAGATTCTTGTCTTAGTGCATTCTCTATCTAGAAAGCAGTTTACTCATGTGTAAAGGGAAGCAAATCAACCGGCGGATTTTATAGCTTCCATCAATATTGGGGTGGCTGAATTGATCTTAGATCCCTCAGATTTCCCTACAAATCTTCTTGTAAGAGGTGATAGGGATCAtgaattttattataaaatgtaAGGAGTCCCTCCACTGGAGCTCTATCTTGATGTTCGATTCCATTTGTTGATGGGGGGGCTGTCCCCCGTGGGTGTTGTGGGGCCATGTCCTTTTCTTAGGCATGTCTAATAGGGGATTCTAGGGCTGCCACTTTTTCTGtaaatttctttctcttctttcttcttgtcaATACATACTacttacccaaaagaaaaaagaaggaaaaaaaaaatatatatatatatatatatatataaacagaGAGGCAAATTTCAGCATCCCCTCCCTTCCCAAACACAATAtaataaaatgagaaagaagagTTTCATCATTTAGGAGGGAGCACTTGACAAACAAGGAAACCCCAGGCTAAAGCAATGAAGTAACCCAAACaacatcaaaagaagaagattctGGTCATCCTacacagcagcagcagcagaagaagaagaagataatgcttctttccttttttttttttctattggttGGTTGGATTTTCAATCCACATTGGTCCAAGATGGATGTCCCAGTCTCAACCAGCCATAATGGATCTGTCAAAATAAGTACACTTCACCCCACTCTTCCAACCATTAATGCATGACCagcatccctaataaaatcctactagattTTTGGATTGATTATAGAGGAAACCATTGAGTTATTCCTTCATACCGAAGCCCAAGGATTTGATATTGATTATAATCCCAGAATATCCACAAGGCTAGCGTGAATCTAGGTTGTACACCCCCAAATTTAACATTAATCCTATTTTACCAACCTAACCTTTCAAATTCAaaagcttttcttttttcctttatgatAAAAGGTAAGAAAGCCTTAAATCCATTGAACCAGAAGACAATCCATTCCCTTACCTAGTTGATGTTCTGACCTCAAAACAAAAGACAATCTGCAAGCAGCCCTACTTCATAACAATTATGAAGGTCTTGCTGAAAGCTAAGTCAATAACTACAGGTCACAATCCTCTCCCCCCCcaaccccctaaaaaaaaaaaattttgaggacagtttgaaatatgaaatagaATATGCTTCAGGCCTCAGCTGCATAATTATTTAACATATTTCAAGACCATGAACACCTATAGGAATTAGGAAATGAATGGCATTAATTGTTTGGCTCAATCATGGGAAGAGAATGAATTATCCACTCTACCCCGTACAGATATGAACAACAAAATTAATATTACTTAACATAATTGAGtgaataacaaaagaaaagataacaGAATTGAGGATCACTTACAATTCATAGTTCGAGATaggttgaaataaaaatatttcacATTTCAGTCAAAATTCTACAGAAATCTGGTACATTTCTGTTGGCCAGTTCAATGgtcaaatgaccatattttggcCCGAAACTTCTGGGAAACCATAATTAAACATCCTTACAGATATTTGAACCTCTagattttaaggaaaaaaagcaCCCAAAATGATAGTTTGTCTTCAAACCCTTGAAGGAGCTCCCAAAGTCCACTACAACAAATGATACATCAAATCCATCCAAAAATGTTGAAATGGATGCTCCACAGTAGACCACCAAATCTTGATTCAGTAGCAAAATGAAGAAttttgtcagaaaaaaaaaggtttttctaGTAGTTCTGGAGTTCCCAGGAGAAGGGGGGAAGATATTCAAATTCTGCCAAAATGAGTTAATGATAATGGTTGTAGAGTCGACCTCTGTTTTGTTTCGAGACTTGAGACTTCTCGAAACAGAAATATGTCATGAAATTTTTGTCAACTATATCGAacacaagggggggggggtttacaATGGGTGTTGGGCCATATGGTTAAGATGGCCCACGACATCCAACCACATTGGACATGTGGCCAGTCCAAAAGGCACACTATTAATGAAACAATATGGATGGCCATATAGGCCCCCCTTACGTGGCTCAAATTAGGCCATCTATTGCCCTAGGCTTAACAATATTtatcagccaaaggaaaaaTCTAACTCTTCACAGATATATTTCATAGTCAGTAGCCAGGAAAATACAAACTGGGCATACAGAGTTCCACAAATGCTTATCGATATAAAACTGTAACTTAAGAGCAGAACatattattccataaaaaaTTGCAACAATGAATTCTTGAAACAAATCCACAAAAAGAGAGTGATTACCATTTTCATGTAAGAAATCAGCAATTGGTCTTGCTTTTCCATGTGCTTGATCAAGGATTTTCTCTGGAGCCTCCATCTTCAAAGGCAACCTTGCAAATTTCTCCTTCAAATGAAATATATCTTCTCCTACAGCATCAGAAGGttagaaagggaagaaattaaGCAAGAAAATAATTAGAAAAATGTCAAACAAGAAATCATGAAACATTCTTCTTTTGGATTGAAACATTTATTACATGTGTAAACTCAAAATAAGCATAGGTATTATTACTCAAAATAAGCATAGGTATTATGATATTCTTTCCGCAAATGCCTTTCAAGTATCTAGAAAGATGCACATTCAGGACTTCATGTGaaccaacaagaaaaaaaagagggtgtGTTGTGGGTGCCGGTTTGGGTCTGGGTCTGGGTCTGGGTctgggtgagagagagagaggtatgaCTTGCAGAGATGCATATTTCAGTCACATGTGGAAAATGGATCGCAGAGGTTGAGATTATTCGGGGAAAATGGAGAGATATCCTGCTGACGGCAGATCTGAGCCAAcagagacctagtcacctagatTTCAATGGGAGGAAGGAAGCATGCATGCTCTCCATGGGAGTTATCTCAAGCGTCAGGAGGATGTGATCActgattcatttttatttacgtaacatttttctttgttatgtgtgtgtgtgtgtgtgtgtgtgtgagagagagagagagagagagaggactggTTATCCATGAAGTAACAGGAGataattttcataaaattaccaaaataaccTTCTCGTTAATATAATTTAATGTGTTACAATGGCTTATGGAAAAAAGTAGAAAATAGGTTCAGTTTCACCGTTAAAAGTAGGAATCCCCTTCCTTAATATAGTAGTTTAGATATTGtataagaagaaaatatttcatttggaGAATCTAAAAGGcttaaaatatgaattttttttcttttcattggtCACAGGAAATTTATTTAGCAGGAATAAGACAAATATGTGGGGAAGTACTAGAGAGAAGGTCTAAAAATGACTTcctgagagaaaaagaaaaatctgatgaCCATTACATTATATATTACTGAGGGGCAGCAGATAAAACAAACACGAAGCTTCTAAGGGTTAATTGTCTATCCAAATAATTTTGCCACAGTTTTTTTTTATACTATGATTCACAGTATTGAATTAAAGAACATGGAGTTTCATTGTTTTAGTCATTAAGATACGAAGTATAGATGAAAGCAAAAATAAATCCTATGATGCTATGTTTGCCATCCAGGCTTGTTGTGCATGCTAGATATCAATTTATCCATTGCTAGCGGACAAAATGGAAGAAACTCAGAAAGCGTCATAAGAAGCCATGGAATGTTATAGTCTGGCCTACATCCAAGAAAAATATACCATATTCGTTcagaagaataaaagagaaggaaggtGCGTTTAGACAACTTAAAGACAGGAAAAAAATCATCCTGCATTAGACTACCAAAGAACCAATGGCATACGCATATACACATGCCTGAGAGGGACAAGTGCAAACAATAGGTCTTTCTTTAGAAGAGTCCCTTTCAAGGAAAATCTCCTTTAGCGACCAGATCAGACGCTTGAACCATGCATTCTCTTGATCACTTCCAATAATGTCGTGACCATTGAAATTGTGAGAAGATTAGACAATTCGTTCCATCAGATATCTGGTCAACTTTATGAAGCAGACAGCCATATTTGACATCAACAAAACAGCTTCTTACCCGCCCTTTTTTGTCAGTTacaaaattgatcaaaataatgttgaaaagacagagaactCTACAATTTAAGGTGAAACTGATGCTCAAAAGGAAgatgagaaaggaaaaaaacacacaaaacCTTAGATCAAACAAGAACAATCCAAAAACTTCAGAACTCTACAATTTACCCCAAGGGGAttgctcagttggcaaagaccaatacctcacaattaagaggtcattAGTTCAAATCTCCTGGGGCCTaactatcagaaaaaaaaaaaaaaaaaatctacaatttAAGGGGACACTGTTGCTCAAAAGCAAGAtgagaaaggaaaattttcacaaaacctTACGTCAAACACGAAAAATCCAAAAACTGCTGCTTTTCTCATGCCCTATCCATTCTGTTGCTAGATCGTGATGAAGGTCTACTATATAGGTAAATGGCCTTTCCTTTTGTGTATGTTTATGATCAATAAAAATTCCAGGACTAGAAAGAACTTCTGTAATTACATACCCAAGTCAGCACCACTGACAATCTCTCTTTTGTTGTGCAGAAATTTTCCCAAGGCATGAAACAGAGAAAGTGTCTCATCTCTGCCAAGAGGCAAAGAACATCTATCATCCAATAGACTAAGTTCCTCTGAATTTTCTTTGGATTGGCTGGTAGACAGAGTGTATGAAGGCAAAGAAAGCAACTGGTTTGGTCTCAGACAGAAGTACTGTAAAGATGTAATTGCATGTCTGATGTCACCTCCACTGGATTTTGCTATCTGATCAATCTGTTCATCAGTCATAGTGCACTGCTCTTCTTTGCATATTCGAGAAAGCATCTTCTTGATAGAATTTGCAGTAACGGGATTGAAGGACACCTGGAAGAGGTTCCAAcaggaagaaattgaagaggatAAACAGTAAAAATTTGGAATTTCTGAGCAAATTATTGAAGATCCAGTCAAGTTTGTTCAAAGAAAACTACCTTTGAAGCACCAGCACTCTCAAGAGATGATTTAAGTTCCTCCCAGTAAAGTTTTGTAGGGTCACTGGTGTCAGCTTTACCATACTCAGTAATCAATATAACTGTTGGGATATGAGTTGACCGAGCAAGAACATGTAAGCAGTTGCTTAGTCTCCCATAAGCAACTCTTCCATTTGTAAGGGGAAGATCATCAACCAAGAGTATGACTGGTTTTTTTGATCCTTCCGTAGAGGCCAATGGAAGCAATGGATACTTTCTTATTCTCTCAACAAAGGACTGAAATTCATCCAACTTTGACATGTACTGTATTCCTAACAACACATCAGGAGAAgttaaaaaatcaataatataATAGGCAGTTAGGCCCAATAAACCACCATGTAACCAGTGAATCTGGCATCTACAAACATTAATGGTGTAAAACTattaatttacaaaaaaaatcattttaaaaacattcaacaactcagccttatcccaactaaatggggtcggctacatggatcatgtTTCTCCAATTAGTTCTATTCTTCAAAGCCATACAAGATTCCAATCCTAAGCTATACATGtccttcctcaccacttcttatatggttattttaggtctACCTCTAGTTCTTTAGCTCCTTCAATATGCAATAAATCACTTCTCTGCactggagcattcaaaggctTCCATTGGGCAAGCCCATGCCACCTTAGACAAGTTTCTCGCAACTTATCATGAATAGGGGTAACGCCCAAGTTAAAtctaatttgttcattatttattttatattttctagttttaccactcatccatcacAACATCATCATTTCCACCACATTAAGTTTGTTTAAATGTCTTTTCTTTACAGCCCAACATTCAGCCCCATACGCCATTTTTTTGGTCGCATAAGCGTTATACTCGGTGGGGATTTTTAAGTGGCCCATCGCCATGTATCCATTAAGTACGACATTGACCTGAATTAGTGGATCCAGACCATCATTAGTTTCCAACATAAGAATTGTCCAGTTGTTATTTTATTGGGAAAATGAATGACGTGAAGTACCTGAATTTGCATTATGCAAGTGTTCTTGCCAAAGAGTGGGAGTAGGTGTGTTCCACTCACACAAAGTTACTCCAAGATGTGATGCAATTACATGGACAGTTGCCTGCAGGAGAAAATGCCCTCCGGATATAAAGCCACTGAATAATAAGACAAATAACAACCTTCAAAAGCCAAAGAGGTTGAAGTTCAAGATACACATTTAATGGAACCAGCAAAACTAGATTCCTCATTACTAGGGTTTGATGTAGATACACATGCTGGCCTGCATtatagaagaaggaaaaagccAGTCCCAATGCCTTAGGCTGATCGAGCCAGCCCAAAGCTGACCCAGTTTTGCCCAGTTCTGGCTCTCTGCAGTAGGCCATCGAACCAGCCTAGTAGGACTCATTTTTCTATGGTATTTTGTCCTATTTGATGACTTCTGAATCCCTCTACAGCAGCCTTCGATCCAGCTCAGCAGCAGCTTCCAGAAGCTGTGTTTTCTCTCCTGCAATCTTTCTTGATGCTGTATCTTTGTCTTCTTGTGGTTTGACTGGTCAACCACAATATTGAGTGAAGGATAAGTCTTCTAGAAGGGTCTTATATTGTCGTTTTGATTTGTCTTAGTGAATAAGCTACTAGTTTTCAATAGAATTATGTCCAAGtcaattagtttctaaattgtgattgtttcttttttcagatTCTTTCTATGTTTTGAGTCTCTACCCTTTACTACATAAAGAGGTGCTGCTGTAACCAATTTAGAATGAATGAAATTGCAAGTAGTTGCAACAATGCTTACTCCCTAATCCTGAGAAAGAATTGTTTCAAtaactgagatagctgtgggtgagaggtTATTAGAGTCTACTTGAAGCCTTGAAGACCATCATAAATTGAAGATTGGAGTTCAGCCATAAATTACAGGATCAACCCACACATGTCAGGGTTTTGAAGGCTGATCGACCGATCGACTTGAAGCC includes:
- the LOC122063808 gene encoding cell cycle checkpoint protein RAD17 isoform X1, giving the protein MGKKHLVVVSSSDDEKGCRSRSARGSKSSKSKSRASVPRVLRSSKKARISKSFSSSCKESSGVEEVGFDSLNEDFYECLQGFKVVSGREAEELWVDKYKPCSLGELAVHRKKIEEVKTWLEEHLKMPKENFHTHALLITGQAGVGKSATVHVIASHLGVTLCEWNTPTPTLWQEHLHNANSGIQYMSKLDEFQSFVERIRKYPLLPLASTEGSKKPVILLVDDLPLTNGRVAYGRLSNCLHVLARSTHIPTVILITEYGKADTSDPTKLYWEELKSSLESAGASKVSFNPVTANSIKKMLSRICKEEQCTMTDEQIDQIAKSSGGDIRHAITSLQYFCLRPNQLLSLPSYTLSTSQSKENSEELSLLDDRCSLPLGRDETLSLFHALGKFLHNKREIVSGADLGEDIFHLKEKFARLPLKMEAPEKILDQAHGKARPIADFLHENVLDFINDQAVDDAWAVSSYLSDADCLLATSLHQFTWSQMMKYERESIGQEVAASVAARGVLFGNSHPSPSRWHSIRSPKLWQVEQSSRRKKNEMLQQRFEAYNSSTSSDINVMVTEYLPVWKWLGLQTWEGDNQKMEVTKMEEDSDRMSLDNIETDNAGESEGEDEIEDW
- the LOC122063808 gene encoding cell cycle checkpoint protein RAD17 isoform X2, with product MGKKHLVVVSSSDDEKGCRSRSARGSKSSKSKSRASVPRVLRSSKKARISKSFSSSCKESSGVEEVGFDSLNEDFYECLQGFKVVSGREAEELWVDKYKPCSLGELAVHRKKIEEVKTWLEEHLKMPKENFHTHALLITGQAGVGKSATVHVIASHLGVTLCEWNTPTPTLWQEHLHNANSGIQYMSKLDEFQSFVERIRKYPLLPLASTEGSKKPVILLVDDLPLTNGRVAYGRLSNCLHVLARSTHIPTVILITEYGKADTSDPTKLYWEELKSSLESAGASKVSFNPVTANSIKKMLSRICKEEQCTMTDEQIDQIAKSSGGDIRHAITSLQYFCLRPNQLLSLPSYTLSTSQSKENSEELSLLDDRCSLPLGRDETLSLFHALGKFLHNKREIVSGADLGEDIFHLKEKFARLPLKMEAPEKILDQAHGKARPIADFLHENVLDFINDQAVDDAWAVSSYLSDADCLLATSLHQFTWSQMMKYERESIGQEVAASVAARGVLFVIF